One segment of Panicum virgatum strain AP13 chromosome 3K, P.virgatum_v5, whole genome shotgun sequence DNA contains the following:
- the LOC120699033 gene encoding protein trichome birefringence-like 28 — translation MRIPRRKGGAGPLAVGVPSRRAQVAAVFALAALLGVSVLYDSAHIAASLRRHGAGPRAYDKLASDDAVSSASAAREAAPAVEEETARPPPAKGAESAPVEGTDRPDPPPHQQQAEAEAVAKPGATAGSSLQDAPLIEEVVQGGGAGRHDGGGAQAAARQEEGACDLYKGRWVYDEARAPLYKESACGFLTEQVTCMRNGRRDDDYQKWRWQPDGCDLPRFDSKLLLEKLRNKRLMFVGDSLNRNQWESMVCLVQAEAPWDKKSLVKNGSLNVFRLQEYNATVEFYWAPFLVESNSDDPDIHSISDRMIKPTSIAKHAANWEGVDYLIFNTYIWWMNTPQMKTVHSGSFSRKHVKYNEIERVDAYRKVLKTWSRWVEAHIDPKRTTVLFMSVSPVHMQSEGWGSPNAVKCFSETQPAINYTKKLEVGTDWDLFATAQRVTRSMKKVPVHFINITALSEIRKDAHTSVHTLRQGKLLTAEQKANPRKFADCIHWCLPGVPDTWNEFVYGHIVSTPPQERMPGEQPHR, via the exons ATGCGGATCCCGCGGCGGaagggcggggcggggccgctCGCGGTCGGGGTGCCCAGCAGGCGCGCGCAGGTGGCCGCGGTCttcgcgctcgccgcgctgctGGGGGTCTCCGTGCTCTACGACAGCGCGCACATCGCCGCCTCGCTGCGGAGGCACGGCGCCGGACCCAGGGCGTACGACAAGCTCGCCTCCGACGACGCCGTCTccagcgccagcgccgcgaGG gaggcggcgccggccgtgGAGGAGGAaaccgcgcgcccgccgccggcgaagggGGCGGAGTCGGCGCCGGTGGAGGGCACGGATCGGCCCGACCCGCCCCCGCACCAGCagcaggcggaggcggaggcggtggctaAGCCCGGAGCGACGGCGGGGAGCTCGCTGCAGGACGCGCCGCTGATCGAGGAGGTGGTGCAAGGGGGAGGAGCGGGccggcacgacggcggcggggcgcaggcggcggcgcggcaggaggAGGGGGCGTGCGACCTCTACAAGGGCCGCTGGGTGTACGACGAGGCCCGCGCGCCGCTCTACAAGGAGTCCGCCTGCGGCTTCCTCACGGAGCAGGTCACCTGCATGCGCAACGGCCGCCGCGACGACGACTACCAGAAGTGGCGCTGGCAGCCCGACGGCTGCGACCTCCCCAG ATTTGATTCCAAGTTACTTCTGGAGAAGCTAAGGAACAAAAGACTGATGTTTGTGGGGGATTCTCTGAATCGCAACCAGTGGGAGTCCATGGTGTGCCTTGTCCAGGCAGAGGCTCCATGGGACAAAAAGTCACTTGTCAAGAATGGTTCTCTGAATGTTTTCCGTCTTCAG GAATACAATGCAACAGTTGAGTTCTACTGGGCTCCTTTCCTAGTTGAGTCAAACTCAGACGATCCAGACATTCACAGCATCAGTGACCGCATGATCAAGCCAACATCGATCGCGAAGCATGCGGCAAACTGGGAGGGGGTGGACTACTTGATCTTCAATACTTACATTTGGTGGATGAACACACCGCAGATGAAAACAGT GCACAGCGGATCTTTTTCAAGAAAACATGTTAAGTATAATGAAATAGAGCGTGTCGATGCATACCGGAAGGTCCTCAAGACATGGTCTAGATGGGTAGAAGCGCACATAGATCCCAAGAGAACTACTGTCTTATTCATGAGCGTGTCACCTGTACATATGCA GAGTGAAGGTTGGGGCAGCCCTAATGCCGTAAAATGCTTCTCCGAGACACAGCCAGCAATCAATTACACGAAAAAACTGGAGGTGGGCACGGACTGGGATCTCTTTGCGACCGCACAGCGCGTGACGAGGTCTATGAAGAAGGTTCCAGTGCACTTCATCAATATAACTGCGCTGTCGGAGATCCGCAAGGATGCCCACACCTCCGTGCACACCTTGCGTCAGGGGAAGCTGCTGACGGCGGAGCAGAAGGCGAACCCAAGAAAGTTCGCAGACTGCATCCACTGGTGCCTCCCCGGCGTGCCGGACACATGGAATGAATTCGTTTATGGCCACATTGTGTCGACCCCGCCGCAGGAGCGGATGCCCGGGGAGCAACCTCATAGATGA